TCCGGAGCGCCGTGAGCTGTCCGACTCGGAAGCGAACGACGCCATCGAGCGCGCCATTCGAGACAACGATCTCATCCAGGCCATCAAGCTCTACCGCGCCCAGCACGGCGTGGGCCTGAAGGAGTCCAAGGACGCGGTGGAGGCGATGCGAGCCGACCTGCTCCGGAGGGGATGAGACGCCGCCGGGCGCAGGCGCTTCGCGTCGTAGGCGGTATGCTGCTCCGTGGATTTTCATGGGGCGTTGGCCCCAGGGAGCGCGTGTCATGCCTTGGCGGAAGTCCATTCTCACGCTGGTAACGGCGGGTGTCCTGGTCGCTTGCCAGGGCGGGAGCAGTGGTGGCGATGGAGGCACCCCGCCCCCACCGGTGGATGGGGGAGGGGACGCAGGCGTGGAGGATGGCGGCGTGGACGCGGGTGCTTCCTACACCGCGGCCGTTGACGTCGCCGCGGCACGGACCGACAGCCGCCTGGCCTGCTTCAGGGGCAACGGCGAACCCGAGTGCGGTCTCCGCCTGTATCAGGTCATGGTCGAGGCCTTCGTCGATGCCGACAGCACCGCGGACTCCAACACCGGTTACGGCACCAGCCATCACAAGGGAGACCTGCAAGGCATCATCAACAGCCTTGACGCCATCAAGTCCACGGGCGTCAACGCCCTCTGGCTGACCCCTGTCTTCCACAGCGTACCGGTGAGTGGCCAGGACGACTGGGCCAGCCGCCTCGATGCCACGGGCTATTTCGCCTCGGACTACTTCAACGTCGACCCGAAGTTCGGCACCAACGCCAAACTCAAGGAGCTGGTGGAGGGCGCCCATTCCCGGGGCCTGTATGTCTTCCTCGATGGCGTGTTCGGCCACTTCAAGGTCAATGCCAGTGATTACACCTCACCGCTGGGCCGCAAGCTCTCCACCACGGGGGAGCAGGGTGGCACCGGGCGGCGAGCGGTCTATCCGGACGACCTCGACTTCTTCAAGGAGGTCGCCACGCACTGGGTGACTGAATACAAGGTCGATGGATGGCGCCTGGATCAGGCCGCCCAGGTTCCGGTGCAGTACTGGGACGACCTGCGGAGCGCCGTCGCCAGCGCCGCGGCGGGAGTGAGCTACACGAACGCTGCCGGGCAGACAGTCCACCCGCTGGGGTACATGGTGGCGGAGATCTGGAGCGGGCCGGTGGACATCGCCACCACCGGCTATGGCACCACCGCGAGCCCCGCGCTGCTGTCCGCGTTCGACTTCCCGATGCGCTACAGCCTGGTGCAGACCCTGGCCGTCGAGGAGTCCGGCACGGGGAACCGCGGGGCGAACAACCTCCAGGCCGGATATCAAAACCAGCTGGCGTACCCGGCCCACGCCATGCCGAACCTGATGCTGACCAACCACGACCTGGTCCGCTTCGGCGATCTCCTCCAGCGAGGTGCCCTGGCGGAGCCCGAGGACAACGCGTGGTGGGCGCGGCACAAGGCCGCCTTCAGCGTCATGGCCGAGTACAGCGGCCCCATCACGCTCTATTACGGGGATGAGGTCGGGCAGGAGCTGCCGGGCTTCGCGGCCAAGGAGGACAACGCGACCTGTGCCGTCCGGGGCGTCTGCGACGACCATGTCTCCCGGACCTCCGCCATCGTGGACGGCATCCCGACCACGGTGGGGGCGCCCGCCACGGTGCTCTCGCCCGCGCAGGCGGACCTGAAACACTACGTCGCTTCACTGATGGCGCTGCGCGACGCCCATCCCGCGCTGGCGAATGGCAGCCGGACGCACATCTACTCGGACGAGAACGTCTACATCGACCGCAAGGACAAGGGCACCGACAACGTCTTGTATGTGTTGAACGCGAAGGAGACGCCCGCGGTCATCACCGTGGCCGGGACGGCCATTGGCAGCGCGGGAGCCCTCGTCGGGCTGCTGGGAGGCGCGGATGTGGCGCTCTCGGACGGGCACCATGAGATTGCGCTGAAGCCGTTCGAGGCCCGGTTCTTCGACATCGCTTCGCCGACGGCGGAAGGGCCACAGACAGGACCGGGAGGAGGGCTCTCCGGTCAGGGACCGCTGGCGCGTTGCGACGCTCCGACGGTCGATGGGCTCGGCCCGCTGGGCAAGGAGCTCTTCATCCGGGGCAGCTATGTCGGTGGGGACAACTTCGGTGCGACGCCCGCGAACCGCCGGTTCGCCTACAAGGGCGACAACATCTACCAGGTGGTGGTCAACGAGCCGGACGTCACCGCCTATACCTTCAAGTTCGCCAGCGCGGACTGGTCCACGGAGCTCGCGGTGTCGGGAGGGGCCCCGGTGGTGATTGCCTCGGAGCAGCCCATGTCGCTCGCCGCGGGCCCTGGCAAGGAGTCCTCCCTCGCCATTCCGGAGGCCGGCGACTACGTGTTCAGCTTCCGCATCAATGCCACGAACAACGGCGGCGAACTGATGGTGAGCAGGTGCCCGTGAGCCACTGAGCCGGGCTTCTCGGGATGGAGGCGGCGGGATTCGAACCCGCACCGGGCGGTGCGAAACTCCCAGCAGGATCGCGCCCTTACCTCGCTACCGCTCGGAGCGACCCGGATTCGATATCCCGCCGCATGACCTGTTGTCCCGCCATGTTCCGCCCCATGCCGCAGCTTCATGCGACATACGTGCAACATGGCGGGACTGGAGTTGAGCCTCTTCGCAGGCAGCGTGGCTAATTCGTGCTGATCTCGTCCTGGGACACCTGGAGGCCACGGGGGCGCCGCATGCCCAACTCGACCATCACCTCGCGGGATCGCTTCGCCATTTCGTGAAGCTCCGACACCGCTTCCTTCCGACCGTAGGCGTCTCCCTCTCCGAGCCAGCGGCGCAGGTCCGCCGCCAGTTCCCTCGCTGTCTGGTAGCGGGCTTCCGGGCGGGGCTGAAGCAGCTTGCGCAGTGCCAGGCCTAGCCCCTGCGGCAGAGGGGCAACCAGCGCATCCAGGTCCGCTTGTGAGTAGGTCGCTGCCCGCCAGATCGCGTCCTCCACGCCAACAGGACTTCCAGCGAGCCGAGCCCGCCTGACGGCACGTCGGAGTCGTATGCGCTGCCTGATGGAAAGCGAGTCCTTCACCTCTTCGGTCAAGGCGTCCGGGGCATCCAGGAGGTTCTTCCCCGTAGCGAGTTCAAGCAGGACATTGCCAAGCGCGAAGAGGTCCGCTCTCGCATCCACCCGGCCCGTCAGGAGCATTTCCGGGGAGGAGTAGAACGCATCGCCCTGCGACTGGCGCACCGTGGACGAAACGCGGCCGGGCAGGTCCGACAGGGCGAGCCCAAAGTCTGAGACCTGCACGTCGCCGTTCCAATCGACGAAGATGTGCTCAACGTCGAGCGCCCGGTGGACGATGTTGAGGGAGCGCCCCTGTTCGTCCTTCGCCTCATGGGCATGCTCCAGGGCCTCGGCGACGCGCGCCCCGACGTGGAGGGTGAAGAGGGGAGAGAACCGGCGACCGCACTCCCCCGAGAGCGTCAACAGGGTGTTGATGCTGTGCCCCGACGGATGCTCGGTGATGACGTACCAGCACCCCTCCGCCTTGTGCAGCCCATGGACACGGAGGATGCCTGGATGGTCGAGGTACGTCGCGAGGCGCACCTGATCTTCCAGCTTCGCCCGCGCCCGCTTGACGCGGGGCACCTCCAGTAACTTCGGAACACCCACGGCCTTGAGCAGCACCTTGCCCCGGATGTTGCCCTCGGAAGTACGGCGCCGGGCCAGCAGGAGACTCAACCCGTGGTGGACCTCTCCCAGGTCTTCGCGGAACTCGTACTGGAAGCCATCCCGCGTGAAGAGAATCGCCCCGCGTGGAAGCCTGAACTCACTTTCCGACATGCTCTTTCCTCCTCTTCGCGCAGGCATCCGAAGGCCGACGCGTCGTGGGCGACGTTACCTGTGGGATGGGCCGTCGTGGAACGACCCTGGGAGGTCATGTCGCGTTTGAGGAGGAGGGGGCGAAATCAAGCACCTACCCATCACGTCGCCCCGGGGCCGCTCATGGCCAGCGATCCACCACTGTCCCGGAGCCCCGATTGGATGCCTTCACCCTGCCGTCCTTGAACGCCACGACAGTCCCCTCGTGCACGAAGCAAATGGGTTGCTCGTCCTGCCCCGGGAGCTTCACGCGGTCGTACCGGATGACGAGTGCCGGCCCATCCGCACGTCCCATCTTGTCGGAGAGGTAGTAGGCCTTGCCGTAGAAGCGCGTCCCACGAGGGGCGACCGC
This DNA window, taken from Corallococcus coralloides DSM 2259, encodes the following:
- a CDS encoding alpha-amylase family glycosyl hydrolase, which codes for MPWRKSILTLVTAGVLVACQGGSSGGDGGTPPPPVDGGGDAGVEDGGVDAGASYTAAVDVAAARTDSRLACFRGNGEPECGLRLYQVMVEAFVDADSTADSNTGYGTSHHKGDLQGIINSLDAIKSTGVNALWLTPVFHSVPVSGQDDWASRLDATGYFASDYFNVDPKFGTNAKLKELVEGAHSRGLYVFLDGVFGHFKVNASDYTSPLGRKLSTTGEQGGTGRRAVYPDDLDFFKEVATHWVTEYKVDGWRLDQAAQVPVQYWDDLRSAVASAAAGVSYTNAAGQTVHPLGYMVAEIWSGPVDIATTGYGTTASPALLSAFDFPMRYSLVQTLAVEESGTGNRGANNLQAGYQNQLAYPAHAMPNLMLTNHDLVRFGDLLQRGALAEPEDNAWWARHKAAFSVMAEYSGPITLYYGDEVGQELPGFAAKEDNATCAVRGVCDDHVSRTSAIVDGIPTTVGAPATVLSPAQADLKHYVASLMALRDAHPALANGSRTHIYSDENVYIDRKDKGTDNVLYVLNAKETPAVITVAGTAIGSAGALVGLLGGADVALSDGHHEIALKPFEARFFDIASPTAEGPQTGPGGGLSGQGPLARCDAPTVDGLGPLGKELFIRGSYVGGDNFGATPANRRFAYKGDNIYQVVVNEPDVTAYTFKFASADWSTELAVSGGAPVVIASEQPMSLAAGPGKESSLAIPEAGDYVFSFRINATNNGGELMVSRCP
- a CDS encoding serine/threonine protein kinase, translated to MSESEFRLPRGAILFTRDGFQYEFREDLGEVHHGLSLLLARRRTSEGNIRGKVLLKAVGVPKLLEVPRVKRARAKLEDQVRLATYLDHPGILRVHGLHKAEGCWYVITEHPSGHSINTLLTLSGECGRRFSPLFTLHVGARVAEALEHAHEAKDEQGRSLNIVHRALDVEHIFVDWNGDVQVSDFGLALSDLPGRVSSTVRQSQGDAFYSSPEMLLTGRVDARADLFALGNVLLELATGKNLLDAPDALTEEVKDSLSIRQRIRLRRAVRRARLAGSPVGVEDAIWRAATYSQADLDALVAPLPQGLGLALRKLLQPRPEARYQTARELAADLRRWLGEGDAYGRKEAVSELHEMAKRSREVMVELGMRRPRGLQVSQDEISTN